DNA from Pseudophryne corroboree isolate aPseCor3 chromosome 7, aPseCor3.hap2, whole genome shotgun sequence:
tttcacatgtatcaaatatgacactcaatataatgaaacagtgcagataaatattgttgaacaagaaaaaggtggtaatcacaatgtgtgctccacggggagcacctgtttaactcagtcctttaatcactcaaattggtgattaaatcctttaggttcttggtgtgtgtgttctgacacaaaggccaatgggctggaaaaaaaaatatatgtaatgattaaatctggctgtgttgctttaaaagtcaaatgtagattttccagtggaaatgtctctagtcctgaccggactgtgtgggctttaaaaatctgtctttagtaattagattcatatagttgcagaggacggcgtcccatacctctgcgtgtggaagtcaggtattcgtgcactatcgttgcagccgtacttgtaagatgtacaggtgcggggggcagcgggaaactcctggcggctccggacagactcgtctctcagctcgcgcacccgatctccggttcgtcctgttagggatctccccgtatGCCTGCGCcactcgctgggttggtcgtgttcgcgtgggggggagctcagccgcaggatctaaacagagcctgtggcagtgttgcacctccccacaacggagtactcacctgtgtggtcctcctgctgcccgtccgtctgtactgcttaccgatgtctgcgccgtaggtctgagggtctcacagcactctcctgtcctccaatggtttgatgtctcttagtcgtctcctccaacgcgtttcaaccggatcggtcttcctctgggagtctttgcagtgttctgatagtggtgggtGTTAAATTGTCTtgtgggcgggaccagcatcagttcctcctttgttccactgatttgattggtggttgaggttgtcagtattgggtgttaaattggcttgcgggcgggaccagcatcagttcctcctttgttccactgattcgattggtggttgaggttgtcagtattgcagggggcagatcacatgttcctgcaatctgtcccatttgtgagtttcagaaacagggaaagtatgaaatCATGGCAATGCGAATGAAGCTCTGTTTTTTGAAAAGGTCCATAGTGGTGtttcttaattattttttgttGGGCATTTGTATTCTCAGACAAATAATACGATTCTGGTTGTGTGTCTGGGTTTCTGAATTTCAATCATCGGTACCAAGGTGCATTAACCTATGAACATAATATACTTTGGTCATGTAAAATTAAATGAGAATTGCAGTTATTGTATACCAGTGATGGTGTGAATCTTATTGTTAGAGCAAATGGTATAGGGCCTGTTGGTAAGCTTACTATTGTGGCATTACGTCGGGATATTTCTTATGTGTTTTATGTGGCAATGGTATGTGGCTTGTTAGTATGCTGTCTGATCACTGAGCTTTTCAAAAATTCAAGATGTTTCTTGTGTGTCAACAATGGTGGTAAAGTGGATTCTTTAGTATTGTTATGAAATATCTGGAATATATATAACTTTCCTACTTTGGAGTGGTTTATAATCCTATGTTACCTGTGGGCTTTTTCTGGGTATTGGatatctgtatactaaatgattggttctacttgcagatgatagaccttatttcattatcaatgtttaacccttttggtgctagtgtgccaaaggaaattattaaacgtaactcttctttatttattttttgtatataatcCCCATTCCTCCAGTTCTTCTTGATTTGTTTCAGCCCCGTAAACTTAATTAATGCGGGGTTTGATTCATGATGGTCTCTAAAGTGTAATGAGAGCGGAtgatcttctgttttttgtttaatGTCGCGAATGTGTTCACTGATTCTGATTTTCAGTGGTCGGacggttctccctatatactgtaacttacatggacattctagtaagtatacgatgcctttgctgtggcatgtgatTCTGTCTTTGATTTTGTAACTGTATGAGTTAGTCACGGATTTTTTCATGATAGTGGGTAATGTGCTTCTTGCTTTTACCATTTGGCAACCTGAGCAGGTCCCACAATGGTAAAAACCTCCTTTGTTCTATGacccatctattgtggtttgtatctgatttggtggcggtatgtggctgtgtgttagtTTTTTCTTTATGTCAGGAGCCTTTCGATAGATGACTTTGGGGTTAGGGGGTAGAACTTTAGCTAAATTGTCATCTTGCAATAATATCTGCCAGTGTTTTGTGATGATCTTTTTGATCTGATGGGCTTGGTCTGAATATTGTGTTATGAACAGTGGTTCTTCAATTTGTGTCATCTGTTTTGGCTTATCTTTATAGTTAAGGAGTGCGGGCCTCTCTATCTTTTTTGCTGTTTTGAAGGCTACTTGTACTGTCTCGGTGTGGTAGTTTTTTTCCTTAAATCTGTCACTCAAAACCTCCCCTGTGTTTCATAATCACTCATTTTGGAACAGTTTCTACGAAGTCTTTTAAATTGTCCCATTTGTATGCCATTGAGCCATGTCGGATGATGCCCACTGGTGGCTAGTATATAACTGTTCACGTCGACAGTTTTATTGTAAGTGTTTGTGTGTATTCGATCTTCATCTATGAAAATGTTGAGATCTAAAAATTTTACTTTTTCCTTGCTATATGTGGTGGTGAGTTTGAGATTCCGATCGTTCTGATTGAGGTGTGTATTGAAACTTTTGAGTGATTCTTCATCTCCCTTCCAGATGaagaatatatcatctatgaatctggtccagaggacgaggttcgcaccaagctccacatcagaccagattgtatcatcttcccacttgctcatgaacagatttgcggaacttggcgcgaacctcgtccccatagcggtcccggtgGTCTGTAGGTAATAGTTGTTGTTAAACCATAGGTAATTGTGGGTGAGAATATACTCTATGCCCCCCAAAATGAATTCTCGTTGGTCTGGTAACATGTTGGGGTCTTGTTCGAGGTAATGACGTGTGCTGTCTGTTCCCTGTGCATGATCTATGATGGAATATAAAGAAGTGACATCGCTTGTGACTAACCAGTAGTCCTCTTTCCATGTGATTGATTCTAACTTTCTAAGGATGTCAGTAGTGTCTCTAAGGTAGGATTTCTGAGTTTTAACGTATGGCTGTAGAAAGACATCAATATACTGTGAGAGATTTGAGCTGATTGAATCTATTCCGGATATGATCGGTcttcctggtggttttgttgggtttttgtgcacttttggtaaGTAGTAGAATACTGGTATGATTGTATGTTGTATGTTGAGATATGTGTGTTCCTGTGCCGAGAGGATCCCTTTGTCCAACCCTTCTCTAAGTAGGGTCTGTAGTTGCTGTTTGAATGTATGGGTGGGGTCTCCTTGTAGTTTTCTGTAGGTGCTCGTGTCGCTCAGTATGTTGTTGGCTTCCTTCATATAGTCATCCTTGTTAAGAAGTactacccctccccctttgtcagccggtttaatTACCAAGTTAGTATTTTTGCTGAGTTCTGTCAGTGCTCTTTGTTCCTTATTGGTCATGTTGTGTTTCCTAAGTCTATTAGGGCTGTCGTCTAGTCTCATGACGTCTTTCTCTACCATATCGGTGAATGTCGCTATATGGTTTCCCATCATGTAATTGGGATAAAACTGTGACTCGGGTTTGAGAGAAGTGTGAGAAAAAGGGTCATCTTTGTCTGGTTTATGTTGTGATAGCGGGGTCTTCTGAAAGTATTTCTTTAGTGTAAGCTTACGTGTAAATTTTTGTATGTCCAGATAAGTTTCGAATTTGTTTAACGGTGCTTTAGGTGCAAATTTGAGTCCCTTATCTAGGGCACTAACTTGATGTTTGTTAAGTACATGGCTGCTCAGGTTGAATATGCCCTGTCCTTCGGTTTGTGTCACTTTAGGGTTCAGTGTTTTGCTTTTTTGTCCCCCCTTGCATCCTCGTCGGGTTCTGAAAGTTTTCTCTTTGTCTGCTGGTTCTGTGTCTTGACAGACCCTATCTGGTGGATGAGGTCTGTCGTTGATTCTAAAAAACTGTTGGAGTCTCCACATGTCGGGTTGGTGTCAGTTTTGGCTTCTTCAATGAATATGGTGCTCTCACCAGTGGCCGTGAGATATTCCATCTGAGACCCCAGTACCCCTGGTGTTGTATTGAGTAACGCTAATTCAGTGTCAAGCCAGCCCTGTTCTAATGATTTTCTGGCTAAATCATGGGAGAATTCGTCATTAATGTCATAGATAGAAAAGGATGTATCGTTATCAGTCATCGTAGATGTTTCAATGGATGTGTCATGATTGCTTGATTGGGTAATGGGTTTGCCTGTTTCTAAATTTCTCGAATGTAACTTTGTCATGTACTGTTGGTATGTTAATTTTAACCTTTTGTATATGGGTGTTCTAGGTATAGCTGGTGGTGCTTTTGTTCTCACTTTGGGCAGACTTTTGTTCTGAATAGCGTTTCTGTGTGAATCATGAGTTGCTTTCTGTTTGGATTTGTTTTTCTGATATATTCCAAATTTATCTCTGAGTATTTTATTCTTTTTAATGGTGATGATCTTCTCTTCTCCTGGGCTAATCCTTTGTAGTGTGATTTCTGTTAAAGTGCGGAATTCTTGTTTTTGTTCAAATGGTTCTAGTTCCAAACTTAATTGTTGAATGTTGTGTTCTAGTTTGGCTAACTCCTCCGTATGTGTATCTAGTAGTAATTTAACTAATTGATGAGAGCACTCATCAAGTATGCTGTTCCATTGTTTCGTAAATGTGATGTCAGGATTGTGTAGGGCTGAAGCCTTCTTGATTTTAAGCCCTTTTGGTATAATATTGTTGCTTTTGTACCATGCTAATGTCTGTATGTCCCACCATAGTTTATTTTCTTTCGTAATATGCTTTTCTAATAGGGTAAATTTGTTAAAGAAGTTAGTGGTGTTGGGTACCTCATTGGTGGCACTACTGAATTGTGCAAATAAATTCTTGGCTCTGTTTTCCCTATCTGTTCGATTGTAAATGATGCCCATGAACGTGAATGTAGTGACCCTTGCTGCAGATTATGGACAGGCTAGAcaatttaacaaaaagggaggtaatctgcacactggggtggttttactgtatgggatgtgctgctagtcaaaagggtgtccttgccctttggttcaatatggatatctggttttcacctgactgcgctcatcccctacagtttgagtactcgtgaaatgatgcaaatggatacttatataaaggtgtgttttactttcacatgtatcaaatatgacactcaatatcatgaaacagtgcagataatattgtggaacatgaaaaaggtggtaatcacaatgtgtgctccacggggagcacctgtttaactcagtcctttaatcacttaaattggtgattaaatcctttaggttcttggcatgtgtgttctgacacaaaggccaatgggctggaaaaaaaaatatatgtaatgattaaatctggctgtgtgtgtaagtagtcttgccatacttgttgtgtagttttttcaaagtttgtctacttttttgtccttgttttttttttcaagtctattgtcattgcttgtgagtgagtgtgtgtgtgttgggtgtgtagtgtgtagtggtagtggaggagtgtgttttctgtttttttttctctgtgttatttgtagtttgtggggattatgtctcagtcagaggtcagtgtggtggaggaggtgagtgagagggaggaggtgagtgaggtggaggaggttagtgagagggaggaggtgggtgagctggagggggttagtgagagggaggaggtgagtgaggtggaggaggttagtgaggaggagggggtgcccgttgctgcgttctccagtgatagagatggtgttgtggctccgcagccacgcaccactaccaagactgggcgcaatgtgaaattcagctatgctgaaaacatggctttggtgcgggagctgatgaggcatcatcggcaattgtttgggcaggatgctgccaaggtgtccacacgtaggaagtctgtaCTGTGGGGTAAAGTGATTgcggcagtgaatagtgagggtgtggtgaggcggactgaggacacgtgtcgcaagcgcttttatgatatcaagcgccgtgtcaaggccaagatggccaaggaagccaaatcagcccgccaaaccgggagtggacaccccttccgtgcttcatatcgggattgggaggagcctgtgcgttcccttattccacccgaagttgttggtgcgactcatgtccgcgattctgaccggccaaggcaggatggtgagtatttgtttaaaatttaaaagtgttaacattttttttttcttaaaaatgtaaTCCTGCTAATTCTGATTGTCAGTTTTTTAATTGTtacattgtgttggtgatgtcgtgcaggcctgggcaacctgtggctctacaggtgttggcaaactacaagtcccatcatgcactaCCTCAGTTTTGTTAAtagtgaatgctacatctgttgcagtgcatgctggtgtgtgtagttctaatacataatctGAGATCCAGCTTGGCcataactgatttttttttttatttaatacaaatcattttcttatttgcatttctgtttattgtgtgttgttgtgtgttgaccttttttctattttttctttatGCATATTTGTAGTGCAAATTAATTTTTATGCAGATTTTTTTGGCTAGTGTTGTATTTGTTTATTTCAAATTGGAAGCTtaacgtgcaatattgtggtttatTCATGCAAATTTATTACACAAAATTAAAACATAATATTGTGCATCATttggctttgtgtatggattaATTAGTGTAATTGAATCTGATTTCaagaatacacacccaatgaagtaatCCAGAATAGATTAAGCATAAAATGGTTTACTTATCAttaggttccagatgtttacatcacaataaggaattgaagataacaatgagtattcaaagtaTGTTCATTTGGTTTTGTCAAATTTTTCAACAGTATGCCAGAGAAGcaccacagccaggccacagccaacactgccaagtgatgcagatggtggtAATGCAGGTAAGAAGtcactgtaatcacatattcaGCAAATGCATAGAAGATCCAAATATTAATGtttctcttatcacataggttcttcttctgcaagccgccctccactaaggcgcccatcacagggctcggtgagtTTGCCTAGGAGGCAAACCAAGAGACGTCATCTTAAGGCtgagtctgcggctccatcatcaccaccccggaggcgcatctccgcagtgttgcccctGCTGCCACAGGCAATTTTGGCTAGTCCAGAAAGCGAGgagccacaatcacctcagctgtctggtgagtaaacataaaagataattgtcacaaaaatgaaaaacagtgtggtctatgaattaacctggataaggcataatgatTTGAGaatacactgatatgtgcaaggtgttctatgcagaaaaaatgtgttaaaaaaaaggATCAATTTGGGTCGtctctgtttggcttgtgcctttatcaccttacacatatcattgtattttcaaatccttaggtcttctcctGGTTAATTCTGCTGCACCACTGTTTTTGTAGTGTCAATACAATTATATTTGTGTAATTTCTTTTTCCAGGCaataatcacaaacaacaagcacatggtatttttttttttttttttggttttcattttcagatgtgatgttgcccatagcaaccatttaaaaaaataataattttaagcaCAATAAAAAACATAAATGTAATCTTTAAGCCAAATGAttgccatggccaacatctccatttcgaaacataggccaccttaagacatttgcatGGTTCTTTAAGATTTcatattttaaaataatttaaaaaaaaaataatattaacaaaacccTGACTGGCTTTATCAATTTATGAGTGTGTAACAAACCACATTTACTGCAATGTGTGTTGTTCACAAAAGGAAGGGGCATACACAATCTTGAAATGCATTAATGTAAAATGGCGAAAGATCTTCGTGTTTGCAAAATCATTATGGCTTAGAGTCCGAGAACTTACAATTTTTTTTAACTACTAGTTTTGTTAATtagaaggcacatatgtgtttcaaAAGGTAAGATTCCTAGTTAATTTGAGCACACAAACTCTGTAACATTTTcaacatgagtattattaagtaagcCATGTTTTGGTCAAGCAAAGATATATTATTTATACTAcatagtggctgttatcaaccccatacagaaccacccatcatggtcgaggacgcccagcaggaaactgaccagCAGCAGCCTAccttcacactacacctgcagcccattgatcctacccagccaaccccgcAGCAGGACATACCACCAACACCCCAAACATCTGTTAGCCCCCAATTGATGCCACCACCACCCCAGCAAGAAATGTCCCCTGActtttggaacagttgggccacacaacaggcacaaaactcagcctacctgaacacccacacccaacaccttgccagtctgccccatcatcttcctcgcatcagtcggaactcaggcagactgattgttcaggttgGAAGGATAGCAAATTCGATGGACCAAATGAGGGcggacaacagcggcagcaacaagccctaatcCAAGTAATACAGCACAACCAAGTGGTCAACGAAAATTTATCTAGAATTATTGGCagccacactgccacaaataaCCAACTTAATGCGAGcatacacaacctcagccaaagTATTCATGTATTAGcatcccaactagtcagctcaagcTCTGGTACTACTACcccagccagaccccagttacctcccctgttcgacgctctagcagaacacgggccaacgacccaggtcaatcctctgcacccagcacacacaaaaaaaataaggaAGGATGCCTCAAATGTTTGTAACACAATAAAAATTTTGTTAGTGTTTACCCAAAAATGCCTGTGTCCGTGCAAATCATTTTAAAAGATGCaatgtgtgtatggtttaatgtgctaatgagtgacactgtaagtTAATGAAATTACAGTACAAATGTacagaccagtataaagaacaaacactaacgcaacataacaaacattcacacctacaatacatttcaTAAAAGTCGTTATTCAAGGTTATTTtaaactaaataatacttaccagAAAAATAACGCAgaataacttcttgccttacctgcctccctatatctgtactcacactgtcaccagatgtttgtaactcacctacttgctggctgttttcttcatcatcatgtggaagatgttggttcaaacacagattatgaagaaaacagcagcagaacacaatcctagtcacctttgagggactatacaacaaaagcccagcagatttatccagacaccgaaacctagatttcagcaccccaaaacatctttctatcacattccgcgtagacttatgtgcatgattgtaactgtgttcagcaggagaatcaggttgggacaatggagtaagtagccaagagtagcagccataaccaccatcacctgaaatacagatatagccaacattaggacatgtgtattatgaaaaaacaaataaaaaaaactggagtttgaagttaacacacatacacacaacacacttcgaACAtaaccagcagccagccatcaggcatttgtccatcctcaaatttatcaaagagggatgactgactgaggatgaaggagtcatggcagccgccagggtaacctgcaaccacactcatcatttttagatttgcatcacaaactacCTGGGCATTAGTTGATTGGCTAGAATGgtgattggtataaatatattgcctgcccctaggtggtctcagctcaacgtgtgtgcaatctatggcacccagcacattgggcatgccagcaagctcatagaaagataccctgactgcatgccactgcgactcctgggtagggaagcagatagaggcatctata
Protein-coding regions in this window:
- the LOC134944234 gene encoding atherin-like, whose product is MNVNVVTLAADYGQARQFNKKGVCQRSTTARPQPTLPSDADGGNAGSSSASRPPLRRPSQGSVSLPRRQTKRRHLKAESAAPSSPPRRRISAVLPLLPQAILASPESEEPQSPQLSEPPIMVEDAQQETDQQQPTFTLHLQPIDPTQPTPQQDIPPTPQTSVSPQLMPPPPQQEMSPDFWNSWATQQAQNSAYLNTHTQHLASLPHHLPRISRNSGRLIVQVGRIANSMDQMRADNSGSNKP